The Hermetia illucens chromosome 2, iHerIll2.2.curated.20191125, whole genome shotgun sequence genomic interval TGATAACAAGGACTTACTTATTTAAGCATAGCTATTGCACTTATAGTAATCGTGCAAGGCAACAATCCTTGCCAATTTCCGAACCAAGTCTACTTACACCCCCAGCTGGTGGGCTCAGATAACCAACACTCACCGCTGAAGTGGACTAACTTGATCGGAACGATGACTACCTAGCATGATGTTGACTTAATCATAAATGGCAAAGGATTCCGAGCAGGTTGCATTGAGCTGACAGCTGAGGCATTGGCTGCAAGGGCATTCAAAATACCAACAAGTTGGTGGTGCCAGATTACTTAAGatggaatttttgacaacccacCCATGACCTCCCCACTTGCTTAGACAATAACGAGGACCATTTAAGATCACTGCACTTTCTAGAGGAGATGGCGAATTGCAGCTAAGCCTCATAATAATATGGCAATAACAGCCACAATACTTAAGACGACAGCTGAGCTATTTAAAATATGCGGCAATTCACCTCGTTCGCGACTTCTTTCAACTGAGAAGAGGAATTAGAATATAAATCCATTTGCAAGAAGTGCAAAGTTACGGCGGTTAACACCTTGAAAGGTAGAAAAACTCACTGTTCCAGTAGAGAAGGGAACTAGTAGTGAGAAAGGGAATCACAAGTGAAAGGTAATATGGCTGACCAAGGCGAGACGCCGAAGTTGAATAGGGCCAGGGGAAAAGATGTCAAGCATCGAGCTACGTAGCACTCTCTTATGGGCAAAAAAATTGACGTACCAGCCTACCAGGCGGAAACGCGTGTCATTTTACCGGAGAGGATGAACTTCAGAAAAAGAGGGTAGAGAAAGAAAGGCTGCTCAACTCCTAGTTGCGTACAGTGCGGTACTCTAACCGCGCCAATTGATAAAAGGGAATGAGGAGAAAACAGTGGATATCTGCCACCTATCACGCATAACCAAATGGACCAACCAGCgtggaaaaaagaaacaacgtaATAAATCAAACTTATACGACAGTACTGAATCCAGTGTAGCAAAGTCAGGGTCAACTACGAAaacaacatcagcgccaaacgAAACACAAAGGAATAAATTACCGTTAGAGGTTTCCTTATCAAACCAGATTAAGGGTGAACTTTTACGGAAGTTCTatgagaaatcttcaacaacgGTGAACTAAAGACGTTGGAATAGATGTTAAATTTATCCGGCGGACTCGAAACGATGGTAGGCTTGTGAACAACCTTACCTCGGTCCACTGCCCCGGAGAATGCAATGAAGCATTGTTTCAGTGATCGTACCAACCCGACGACGCCCGCAAGACAACTTAATACTCGTCCTTCATTCGAGGGACATGTTTCCTACTCAGCATTGGCTACTTTCAACTTTATTTTTGGCCACtaggggtcttcgtcaagccttatcagaggactaagcttcgagaaaatttccagcccgcccgcctgcctcgtcgAACTTAGATGATTTTCAAACTTTACATTGCTTTATTAAAATGTGAGGTGTCTAAGGACCAAACTGTTGGGtctcaaactgtctgcctttgCATTCCAACActggttggatgacaggattttagattctgagtgCCTCGatggttactctgtctttcgttgtgatagCGATTGCACTGCGCTTGGCAGGGCAATGGGAGATACTCTAATAGCTGCTACGTCCCCTCTCCGTACCGAAATCTTCTTTTCCatttcctcctcctacgattcttcACCATAccagtcattccgccaaacgtatgcccctatctcatatcctgtgtatattttcctgCGTATATTTGTCtctttctctgtacgaggatatcttcaacagattatcagaagtccaAATCCTCCGCAACGAATTTAATCTTCCTATCCTCTCCTCGCCTTCTACTCCCGGCCTTTCCTCCTTCTCTACTAACTAGACccatcctttccttcctttaccGACTTTCATGTACACTAGTGCCGCCCTCCTTAAattacctttctagaaaccacttagattacACTCTTGATCTTGTCTTCTCTAAATTTCCCGTGCGTTGCCTCTCCTAATCCCGTCATACCTCCTTTTACGTTATCTTTGACTCCCATCATATCCCTCCGCCCCCCCCTCCAGTTCAACCCTCAGATTTCCCGACTCCACTGTCCCCTCGATCATaagcctaccaagtttaacTTTCATGAGACGAACTTCAAAGGTCTGAATTTAACCGTGGtggcaatcaactgggttcccctgaacactttctataccactTTATATGatcttctttgctgttatgTCCGTTGCTCTCCTAAGTATTTACGttcttcttcctcctcttccctacCGCTACTAGATGTATCCTACCCCGCATCAACCACCATTCCCATCTTTCCCCCTCTCCTTGTCGAGCACCTCATTggtaaacttgatgccaatgtcggctcTGGCTATGATGGTTTTCCAAACCCCTTATTGCCTAAAATTGGTCAGTCCATctccttattttcaacaaaagctgcGAAGCACTTTCCGCGCTGGTGGAaaaaggctctcatcatccctagTTACGAAAGTGGCGATTGTACGCTTGcggagaattaccgtcccatttcccttctcttctCCTGCTAAAAAATCTAGGAAtaatatgtcagcgactggttgtcgcCCACTTTAGCCACCACGTAGTGAAAAAGGAACACGGGTTTGTtgagcgtaggtccactgctttcaacttggtcttgcaaataccgggaACCACCTGTTCCCTTcaagtcttgttagcactgatgaaaggaacatgtgattcccgaaataccggtttttgcaagaccaataaataattcTAGCgagtagaaaaagcaagttttaattatttcaaataatttaagcgctagaaataccgcgtaattatgCTCAGATTACTGTTCTAATTGTCGTCAGCATACCGATATTCGGGTGCCTTCGTTACGAGGCCACTATCAGAGGTATGCTCTTTGCCACGGAATTCTTAGTGTTAGTGGTGCAACATGGAAGGCTGGAAAGTGTCTCGAGAAGTGAATATCAGCTCATTTCTTCTGAAGTAATGAGCAGCTCCTCCCTATGTTCTGACGCCGCTGGCAATAGCTAGTTTAAAACCCATGGGGCCTCGGGTATTAGTTGGTTACCAAAAAAATTGGTGCTCATCGATCATCCTATTCCTGTAAGcagtaaaaatgaaagaaactgTGCAGATACTTCCACCTGTACACCCTATCCGAGCTAACGTTGCCAATTAAAAGGGAATAGTACAAAATGACCACTATTCATTCTAAAGAAACTGGAAGATACTGGCATGAGCCAGAAAGGAACAAAAGTGACGCTCCGTTCATCGCATGTATATTAGTGGCCGTTTTTCCTCTCGCTGGAAAGTTGCGAGTCTGGTGTTAATAAGTAAGTGTGCCGACAGCGTACCTTCCTCTGAGTAAGCTTCACAAAACGGAGACACTGCAAAGAAGTAGACTTAGCGATGAGACTGACTGAGGTATGCAGTCACCAGTCGCAGTCAAGTGTGCTGCTGATGACGCTAGAAGTATGAAATACCTTCAATTGAGTTAGCCCAACATACTCAAAGCGCtggcatttttttcaaaattctttgTAGATATTGAGAGACAATGGAGCACGCCTTGTTCTGTGGGAGAAGCAGGGTCATATGTGGGGTAAGCAAATCATAATTCGTCAGACTTCGAGTCTGTGGTAACAAAATTCGTACATGGAAGAAGCGGATGGGAAGAACCTTCCAATGTGCATGATATTGCACAGCAGTGTCGCACCCCGCTGTGACGatgtgaaaaaatgtacacccccgttttgcatgtatggggaccgccccttaaatttgacctgTAACtcacgtgagcgttcacagttccgacctttccaccaaatttggtgtcaatcgctataaccatttccaaaaaaaaaaatgtgtgtgatcgacagacggactgacaaacaataaacggattttaataaggttttgttttacacctgCTTGGCGTTCATTGCTtcagaatttttattttgctcAGCCAGCTTCCCTCCTCTCAACCATATTTTTGTATGCCgcgcatccgcggtagttgccGGGATAATCGGTCTGGCCGCAATCGCAGCAGTGAGGCATCTCTGCTGTGGGTCGTGGCCATTCCCCACGGATATGGGTTTTCGTTCACTTTACGCTCCTGTGCCCAATCGAGGAACTAGgagcgatatgcccgaagatttggcagttgtagcactgctcTTCTTaaattggcttgactttcttCAGCAAGATCTTTTATTGGAGTAAgtatttcaccttgaaggcTTCATTGAGCTCTTATACTGGCTCGAAGGTAGCCATGAATAACCCCGATTGTCACTTCAACGGAAGTGCTTATCGGCTCGCGTGACTAGGTTAAGTGTAGTTGCTTCTCGTTGAGCTCCCACATTATGCCAGCTGGGTCTGTTTCCCTGTGGAAACCGCAGATGACCAGGAACTGTGTACTTAAGGCTGGTGAGGTGCTCGTTGTGTCCTGTAGCCCCTTTTCTTTTATGAGGGCAAAGATCGCCGCGTGAGCTTCGATGCTTTGAGTTCTGTGGGCCCTCGTATTGACTTGGTTTGAACCCAGTAATCGAgggaatttttactttttttggtcGGGTATTTTGAGATGAGTATGCCAGAGGGACACTTATATGGCTAGCACTAACCTTAGGTTTTAGCCTCTTTTTTTTTCCTGCGCTGCACGAAACTCTTCCTGGATAATAACCTCCAGGCACATCTAGTTCTTTTGTTGCTGATGATTCTGCTGCTGCTGTGTTTCGTGTTGGTGTCCTTCTGGGTGACGCTATTGTTGTTCTGCTTGTTCGTGTCCTTCGGGTGACGCTGCCGCTGTAGTTTTGGTTTTACTAAGTGACGCTGACGTTGTTCCTGTTGCGACTGTTCAGCTACACTTCTTCATGGCATTCTCATTTGGAGTGCTGCTATCTGCTGCAGCAATTGAAAGATGAACGCTTGTCGGCACTCCAGTTTTTGGGTCACGGCAGCCTTCACTTGCTCACCGAGGTCATTAGTAGTATAGTATCCTATCGCATTTAGATAATTACAAATATAGATGACCATCGCTTCGATTCGAAATCGGGCCACAAAACGACGAGCTCTCCCCATAACCAGCTTGACCAGGGTACGATCAAGAGTCACCTCCGACTAGTATATACCGACATTCTCGCTTCTATTTCACTCTTGAACATTGGGCTATGGCTTTCTAGCTTCGCCATTAAAAAAGTTATGGGGAAGATTAACACCAAAATATTCCATTTTCATATTTAAATTTCGGTTCAGTGAATAAAATTAACgtttaaaaaaatctatttatttaattaaagtgtCCGGACCCTAGGTTCTACATAGTAGATAATTTAAGCACGTTTCTTCAAGAGAAGAGGACCTCCCAAGCTGTTAAGTCCAAGGGGCAATGAGGCCAACCCTGGAGCGGCAATAATGTTCTGACCGAGAAGTCCGGAACTAAGACCGATAGGGGCGATTCCAGCAGAAAGTGGGGCAAGAGCTGGAGCAATTGGAGCAGCGGCAAGGGGAGCAGCAATTGAAGTTCTAAGTACTGGAGCGGAGAGAAGTGGAGCACCGATGGCTGGAGCAGCAATGGAAGCACCAAGAACTGGAGCACCAATTGAAGTAGCAGTAAGTGGAGCAGCGATACGGGTGGCTAAAACTGGAGCAGCAATTGAAGCACCGAGAACTGGAGGAGCGATTGAAGCACTAAGTAAGGGAGCAGCGGCAAGTGTTGCAATTGGGCTAGCCGAGGCAGCAGCGATGAGAGCGAGGCTCAAAATAATGAATTTCTGAAATGAAGTTATTTTGAGTAAACCATCCATCCGGGATAGTTGCATCAATATCTTACCATTTTGATAAGTCTTGTAAGTTTCTTCCTTCGCAGCAAAACGTAACTGATACCGTTTCTCTCGATAACGCACTATTTATACGCAAAATTTTGATCTAGATATGTCTCAACTAGTTTGCAATTTACATATAGGCGTTCTCACTGATCACAATGATTCTTATAgagcgcgaatttcatcataatATTCTATGTTGTTATGTTGATACATGCTGATTTGTATGCTTGGATAAAGTGTGTATATTCACGAAAATGTTGGCGAGAAATTCGAagttgttggaagtaaattTCCTGATATAGAAAACATGCAACTTCATCACTGAAGATATTATATAGATATAGATAAAGCCATTATTCTTTCCACTGTTGACTAGATGCGTGAGAATGGTTTAGATTTTCAAATTAATGATTGATGAGATTTTTATTACACCTATTTGTTATGAATGCGGAGATTTAGAGATATTTTCTATGGTTTTAATTGAGGTTCAACTATGTACGTATTGAACATAATATGTCGTTCAGTAAActtattgaaaaaatataatttcaaaatacTAAGCTAAGGAATTTGCCTGTTGTGACCTTTCAATAGGAAcagtagcccaagatctcttcGTAATCATAAAATGAGACAGTTTGGGAATCTTATCTTCTATACTCTAGGGAAAGGGATTGTGAAGGACAGGGGATAGGCCGTGGGGGTGGCGACATGTGCAAAGGACTACTCAAACTTGACTTATCGAAGAGACGGTAATGACGTTTATAGGAAAGGAGAATTTAGGGAAAGGAAGGAAGTgttttctcatcatcatcatcatcatcaacggtctaggcctgtcttaataagaaactccagacatcccggttttgcgctgaggtccaccaattcgatatccctaaaaggtatctggcgtcctggcccacgctaTGGCTCCAtcacaggcagggtctgcctcgtcttctttttctaccatagatattgcccttatagactttccaggtcgggtcatcctcatcaatgtggattaagtgacccgcccaccgcaacctattgagccggaatttGTTT includes:
- the LOC119649176 gene encoding cuticle protein 19.8-like gives rise to the protein MKFIILSLALIAAASASPIATLAAAPLLSASIAPPVLGASIAAPVLATRIAAPLTATSIGAPVLGASIAAPAIGAPLLSAPVLRTSIAAPLAAAPIAPALAPLSAGIAPIGLSSGLLGQNIIAAPGLASLPLGLNSLGGPLLLKKRA